In Clupea harengus chromosome 12, Ch_v2.0.2, whole genome shotgun sequence, the sequence CGAACAACTTCACCCTCACCAAACGCAGCGTGCGTGTCGGGCAGCTGATGCACTACGATTACTCCAGCCACAAGTATGTCTTCTCCATCGGGGAGAACTTCCGCTCGTTGCTGCCTGAACTCTCGCCCATCCTCAACAAGCGCTACAACACCTGTGCTGTCGTGGGCAACAGTGGCATCCTGACCGGCAGTCGCTGTGGGCCCGAAATTGACAAATTCGACTTTGTTTTCCGCTGCAACTTTGCTCCGACCGAGGTGTTCCGCAAGGACGTGGGCCGACACACCAACCTGACCACCTTCAACCCCAGCATCCTGGAGAAGTACTACAACAACCTGCTGACCATCCAGGACCGCAACAACTTCTTCCTCAGTCTGAAGAAGCTGGACGGGGCCATCCTCTGGATCCCTGCCTTCTTCTTCCATACCTCGGCCACCGTCACGCGCACCCTTGTAGACTTTTTCGTTGAACACAAGGGCCAGCTGAAGGTGCAGCTCGCATGGCCAGGCAACATTATGCAGTACGTCAACCGgtaagactctctctctctctctctctctgacaaatATCTTGGTCCTCAGCTGGGACCTTAGGCTCCCAGGCTCTTCCCTCCCCTTGAAACAGTAGCTATCTGTGAAAAGAGAGTGTCACATGATATGCTGTAAACCTTGAAGCATAATCTGCAGCCATGAATTGGAGCTATAACACACATTCCATCAATGGTCATTTTTGTTCTTCTATTGGAGTATATTTGGAATGCCCTGCTTTTATGATCAAACAACTCTGCATAGGACAACACATTATTAGGCATGTCCCCCTAAGGTTTGGCTTGACAACAGTGAAAGagtattcttttgcatgaaaaaGGGCTTGTTATTACCACCAACTGCCTACTGATGAGTAACCGCATTTGGCCCTTTGCTTGATGGCCCGTGTGCTGTGTGCACAGTGTGGACAGAAATTCAGATTTCACTGTCAACACACAGGCTGTGTGCCTTGTATGCAAGGAGCAGGAATGGCATTCGTCACAGGAGGCACTAAAGGAGAGTGCAGAACAGTGCAGCTTGTGCAGAGTGCCGTTTTGATTGGTAGCAATAAATACGCTCCTTACTGCTTTTCAGTTCGTTCTCCTGCTATCAGTGAAGGATCACTGACTGTTTACTGATTTCATTCTCAAAGCACAGCACAATGTTCAGCAGCAGCAAAGACATGCCACAGATCTGGTATCTCAGATGTGTCAACAACAGCAATGCCGTGCTCCAGCACGCAACAGGCAGTGTGTAATTAGCTtgcatgctaatgctaatcttTTTTACAGATGAGCTGGCACAGTTAGCACCACCTCACAGCCTCAAAGCTGGCTAATAGGGCTAATACTAACACCAGCATCCAGTTAAAACATTACTGAACAACACTTAGAGGTCTAGTCTGTGTCAAATAGATGAATGATAAGCCACAACTGATAAGCACTAATATTATTTGTGAACATTTAATAACACGCATTAGGTTAATAACACACTGGGCAAAATATATTAATGGTATGTTGTTACTGTAATGAtaaagggagagacaaagacctCTCCAGTAGATAAGTGATGTCTGTGAGGGGAGAGTTTTGGGAAAAGACATAGTTTACAAGCATATGAAGAGGGGCTTAACTTCCTGTCCGTGCAGTCTGCCACAAGTGACTTCTTGTGCTGAGCAGTAATCTCCCACAATCCCATTAAAGCAACCTGCTACGACAGAATTACTCCTCTTAAGAGGCTCATTGTGCCTTAAGACACCTTAAGTGTTCATTGTTGACGGCAATTTTATGGTTTCTGGAAAGTGGTAAAATGTTGAAAAGCCGGTATTGGATTTCTGGCTCCGTTGTCGTCACgcacccagacagacaggcagagaggagtCTGTGTAAAGACTGAAATAAAGGactaaggacacacactcttcacaatcacacatacaaacgtgAACCTGAAGAGTAAGTGCTTTCCTATCAAAATGCACTGAATGAGTTAACCTGGCCATCAGCTGAGGGGAGCCTAAAGTAACTCAGTCACATGGTAATGTAGCTGTTGACCTTGGCAGCCTTGAGAGTGCTTGCTACAATAACAACTGCCCATTGCCAATATCATTTTTACAAAATGTCTCATATGATTGTAAGTGTAATGTCAGATGTATAGAAAGCCTCACATGTTGgttttctgccccccccccccccttctcttcttGCAGATACTGGAAAAACAAGCAGCTGTCTCCCAAGCGTCTGAGCACGGGCATCCTGATGTACACGCTGGCCTCCTCCCTGTGCGACCAGATCCACTTGTACGGCTTCTGGCCCTTCGGCTGGGACCCCAACACGGGCAAAGAGTTGCCCTACCACTACTACGACAAGAAGGGCACCAAGTTCACCACCAAGTGGCAAGAGTCTCACCAGCTGCCCAC encodes:
- the st8sia3 gene encoding sia-alpha-2,3-Gal-beta-1,4-GlcNAc-R:alpha 2,8-sialyltransferase, whose amino-acid sequence is MVRIISVLGLIMFSVALLILSLISYVSIKKDFIFTAPKYANSGGPRMYMFHAGFRSQLAMKFLDPAFTSLNNALNEDLQGKTSEWKFNRTAYLEQSKEIAQYIDVPNNFTLTKRSVRVGQLMHYDYSSHKYVFSIGENFRSLLPELSPILNKRYNTCAVVGNSGILTGSRCGPEIDKFDFVFRCNFAPTEVFRKDVGRHTNLTTFNPSILEKYYNNLLTIQDRNNFFLSLKKLDGAILWIPAFFFHTSATVTRTLVDFFVEHKGQLKVQLAWPGNIMQYVNRYWKNKQLSPKRLSTGILMYTLASSLCDQIHLYGFWPFGWDPNTGKELPYHYYDKKGTKFTTKWQESHQLPTEFKLLFKMHTEGLLKLTLSHCA